One Lutra lutra chromosome 18, mLutLut1.2, whole genome shotgun sequence genomic window carries:
- the ALG1 gene encoding chitobiosyldiphosphodolichol beta-mannosyltransferase: MAASCVALLAVATSLLLLLLVSWKRWRQGRAKWHVIIVVLGDVGRSPRMQYHALSFAKSGFSVTLLGFCNSRPYDELLQNNRIQIVSLTELQKLPVGPYIFQYGVKVVFQSVHLLWKLICREPAAYIFLQNPPGLPAIAVCWFVGCLCGSKLVIDWHNYGYSIMGLVHGPSHRLVLLAKWYEKLCGRLSHLNLCVTNSMREDLAENWGIKAVTVYDKPASFFKETPLDLQHQLFMKLGCTYSAFKARSERLDPATERSAFTERDSQSGVVTYLRGRPALLISSTSWTEDEDFSILLAALEKFEQLVLDGENLPSLVCVITGKGPLKEYYGGLISQKRFQHIQVCTPWLEAEDYPLLLGSADLGVCLHKSSSGLDLPMKVVDMFGCCLPVCAVNFQCLHELVKHEENGLVFEDSEELAAQLQMLFSKFPDPAGKLNQFRKNLRESEQLRWDESWKQTVLPLLMDL; the protein is encoded by the exons ATGGCGGCTTCTTGTGTGGCCCTGCTGGCGGTGGCCACATctctgctgctactgctgctggtCTCGTGGAAGCGCTGGCGTCAGGGGCGCGCGAAATGGCACGTGATCATTGTGGTGCTCGGGGACGTGGGTCGCAGTCCCCGCATGCAGTACCACGCGCTGTCGTTTGCCAAGAGCGGCTTCTCCGTGACCCTTCTGGGCTTTTGCA ACTCCAGACCCTATGATGAGCTCTTGCAGAACAACAGAATTCAGATTGTGAGTTTGACAGAACTTCAGAAACTTCCAG TTGGGCCCTACATTTTCCAGTATGGAGTCAAAGTTGTATTTCAGTCCGTGCACTTGCTGTGGAAGTTGATATGCAGGGAGCCAGCAGCCTACATCTTTCTCCAG AACCCCCCGGGCTTACCTGCCATCGCTGTCTGCTGGTTTGTGGGCTGCCTCTGTGGGAGCAAGCTCGTCATCGACTGGCACAACTATGGCTACTCCATTATGGGGCTGGTGCATGGCCCCAGTCACCGCCTTGTCCTGCTGGCCAAGTG GTACGAGAAGCTCTGTGGGCGCCTGTCCCACCTGAACCTGTGTGTGACCAACTCGATGCGGGAAGATCTGGCAGAGAACTGGGGCATCAA AGCTGTGACCGTCTATGACAAGCCAGCCTCTTTCTTTAAAGAGACACCCTTGGACCTGCAACACCAGCTGTTTATGAAGCTGGGCTGCACCTACTCTGCATTTAAGGCCCG CTCTGAACGCCTGGACCCAGCAACAGAGAGGTCGGCCTTCACAGAGCGGGACTCTCAGAGTGGGGTGGTGACATATCTTCGTGGGCGGCCGGCCCTGTTGATCAGCAGCACCAGCTGGACAG AGGATGAAGACTTCTCCATCTTGCTGGCGGCATTAGAAA agttTGAACAGCTGGTCCTAGACGGAGAGAACCTTCCTTCTCTGGTCTGTGTGATAACAG GCAAAGGGCCTCTAAAGGAATATTATGGCGGCCTCATCAGCCAGAAGCGTTTCCAGCACATCCAAGTCTGTACGCCGTGGCTGGAGGCTGAGGACTATCCCCTGCTTCTAG GCTCGGCAGACCTGGGTGTGTGCCTGCACAAGTCCTCCAGCGGCCTGGACCTGCCCATGAAGGTGGTGGACATGTTCGGGTGCTGTCTGCCCGTGTGTGCTGTGAATTTCCAGTG CTTACACGAGCTTGTGAAACATGAGGAAAACGGCCTGGTCTTTGAAGACTCTGAGGAGCTGGCAGCCCAGCTGCAG ATGCTTTTCTCAAAGTTTCCTGATCCCGCTGGCAAACTAAACCAGTTCCGGAAGAACCTCCGGGAGTCAGAGCAGCTTCGTTGGGATGAGAGCTGGAAGCAGACAGTGCTGCCTTTGCTTATGGACCTGTGA